A genome region from Fervidobacterium changbaicum includes the following:
- a CDS encoding site-2 protease family protein, with amino-acid sequence MSVIINIMAFILVFIFIVVVHEFGHYLFAVLFGVKVHEFAIGFGPAIYRRKGKKTDFRINVFPLGGYVRLKGEDPEEQEDPDSLYGVAAWKRFLIVLAGPVFSILAGYLLFVLIISGWGYTPIIIDKVIPGSPAQQAGLQPDDIVLKLNGKHVFDTTDMTSIIRKGKPLTLEVLRNAERITVKVTPALTQKEYFVYLKDVKGDIGGKVESVNNIPFERYMAKYQKEYVTIKSEVGELKGLLDNVSVLPERYAIGIYYGQFSNVFAKDNELFKKGDKLLKVEDMEVQSTNDLMDVVTALGLKPDELYIQFSGDKVTQVLRPLPEMTKVLYESNGTQKEVIVSKEKLLSVLSVPGVLEVKAPKLKPRGLEAISVSVARSNRLALYIWKTLPGVFLGRNLQEVSGPVGVVQVIGQAVQFGLETILTVVAIITINLGIFNLFPLPALDGGRIIFALAEMISRRKINRNVENLIHTVGFFLLLGFLFFMTFVDISRLFTR; translated from the coding sequence ATGAGCGTAATTATCAACATAATGGCATTTATTTTGGTGTTCATCTTTATCGTAGTTGTTCACGAATTTGGTCACTATCTGTTTGCCGTTTTATTCGGTGTAAAAGTTCACGAGTTCGCAATTGGGTTTGGCCCTGCGATTTACAGGAGAAAGGGCAAAAAAACAGATTTTAGAATTAATGTATTTCCTCTTGGTGGGTACGTCAGATTGAAAGGTGAGGATCCGGAAGAACAGGAAGACCCAGATTCACTTTACGGAGTTGCCGCCTGGAAGCGTTTTCTCATCGTACTTGCAGGCCCTGTATTTTCGATTTTGGCAGGTTATCTTTTATTTGTACTGATAATTTCCGGTTGGGGGTACACACCTATCATCATTGATAAAGTTATTCCAGGTTCACCTGCCCAGCAAGCGGGACTTCAACCGGACGATATAGTTTTGAAACTGAACGGGAAGCATGTCTTCGATACGACAGATATGACGAGTATAATCCGAAAAGGTAAACCGCTCACCTTGGAAGTGCTCAGAAACGCTGAACGAATAACGGTAAAAGTCACACCAGCACTTACTCAAAAGGAATACTTCGTGTATCTAAAGGACGTCAAAGGAGACATAGGCGGGAAAGTCGAGAGTGTTAATAACATTCCGTTTGAAAGGTACATGGCGAAATATCAAAAAGAATACGTCACGATAAAATCCGAAGTTGGTGAGCTGAAAGGTTTACTGGACAACGTCTCCGTTTTACCGGAAAGATACGCAATAGGTATCTACTACGGTCAGTTTTCGAATGTCTTTGCGAAAGACAACGAACTTTTTAAGAAAGGGGATAAACTGCTCAAAGTGGAGGATATGGAAGTCCAATCAACCAACGACTTAATGGACGTGGTAACGGCTCTTGGCTTGAAACCGGATGAACTTTACATACAATTCAGTGGCGACAAAGTGACTCAAGTGCTAAGACCACTCCCTGAGATGACAAAGGTTCTTTATGAATCAAACGGTACGCAAAAAGAAGTAATCGTTTCGAAAGAAAAGCTCTTAAGCGTACTTTCCGTTCCCGGAGTGCTCGAAGTAAAAGCTCCCAAACTCAAACCGCGTGGACTGGAAGCAATTTCCGTTTCAGTAGCGCGTAGCAACAGGCTCGCACTTTACATTTGGAAAACGTTACCGGGAGTGTTCTTGGGAAGGAATCTTCAGGAAGTTTCAGGACCAGTGGGTGTAGTACAAGTTATCGGACAAGCGGTGCAGTTCGGTTTGGAAACGATTCTTACGGTTGTTGCAATAATAACGATAAACTTAGGTATATTCAACCTCTTCCCACTACCGGCGTTGGACGGCGGCAGGATCATATTTGCACTTGCCGAGATGATTTCCAGAAGGAAGATAAACAGGAACGTTGAAAACCTGATACACACTGTGGGATTTTTCCTACTTTTGGGTTTCCTTTTCTTCATGACGTTCGTGGACATCAGTAGGCTCTTCACAAGATAG